A region from the Sulfitobacter sp. D7 genome encodes:
- a CDS encoding patatin-like phospholipase family protein has translation MAVKKRINLALQGGGAHGAFTWGVLDRLLQQDDLEICGISGTSAGALNGAALKSGMISGGREGARENLDWLWTQVSGISDLRLSHWLAPFGLDKLSQAMEYSLPMAISDSLTRVVSPYAYGPFYRNPLEDVVARFDYGKVGAHKPPFFFVCATRVRNGKIRVFEGDEIGLAALLASACLPTIFKAVEIDDAQTGQREAFWDGGYTGNPALFPLFRDDLPEDIVVVNINPLEREDLPTTPQQIQNRINEISFNSSLLREMRAIDFVQRLIADGTLPEGRMKRVHMHMIADDALMAQLSVATKLMPNPAVIRALHEAGVAAADQFLTDHFDDLNQRSSVDLPAMFG, from the coding sequence GTGGCGGTCAAAAAACGCATTAACCTCGCCCTCCAAGGGGGCGGCGCGCATGGCGCTTTCACTTGGGGGGTGTTGGATCGGCTGTTGCAACAGGACGATCTTGAGATCTGCGGCATCTCCGGCACGTCTGCCGGGGCGCTGAATGGCGCGGCGCTGAAATCGGGCATGATCTCGGGCGGGCGCGAGGGCGCGCGGGAAAACCTTGATTGGCTCTGGACGCAGGTGTCGGGCATTTCCGACCTGCGGCTGTCGCATTGGCTGGCGCCTTTTGGGCTGGATAAGCTCAGTCAGGCGATGGAATATTCCCTGCCTATGGCGATCTCAGACTCGCTGACGCGGGTTGTGTCGCCCTATGCCTACGGCCCGTTCTATCGCAATCCGCTCGAAGATGTCGTGGCGCGGTTCGACTATGGCAAGGTGGGCGCGCATAAGCCGCCGTTTTTCTTTGTCTGCGCCACACGGGTGCGCAACGGCAAGATCAGGGTGTTCGAGGGAGATGAGATCGGCCTTGCCGCGCTGCTGGCCTCGGCTTGTCTGCCGACGATCTTTAAGGCGGTTGAGATTGACGATGCCCAGACCGGCCAACGCGAAGCGTTTTGGGACGGTGGCTATACCGGGAACCCGGCGCTGTTTCCGCTGTTCCGCGATGACCTGCCCGAAGATATCGTGGTGGTGAACATCAACCCGCTAGAGCGCGAAGACCTGCCGACAACGCCCCAGCAAATCCAGAACCGGATCAATGAAATCAGCTTTAATTCCAGCCTCTTGCGAGAGATGCGGGCGATTGATTTCGTCCAGCGCCTGATCGCGGATGGCACCTTGCCAGAGGGGCGGATGAAGCGGGTCCACATGCATATGATCGCCGATGACGCGCTAATGGCGCAGCTTTCGGTGGCCACCAAGCTGATGCCGAACCCAGCCGTGATCAGGGCGCTGCATGAGGCGGGTGTGGCGGCGGCGGATCAGTTCTTGACGGACCACTTTGATGATCTGAACCAACGCAGCAGCGTTGATCTACCCGCGATGTTCGGCTGA
- a CDS encoding 3-hydroxybutyrate dehydrogenase, whose product MAFTIDLSGKTAVITGSNSGIGLGIAWELARAGADIVLNSFTDDEADHALAQQMAEECNVTARYIKADMSKGAECRRLIAEAGTCDILVNNAGIQHVAPIPEFPAEKWDAIIAINLSSAFHTTAEALPMMRKAGWGRVINIASAHGLTASPYKSAYIAAKHGIVGLSKTTALETAKEPITCNAICPGYVLTPIVEKQIPDTMKEYDMSREEVIEQVMLTRQPSREFATVEQMGGTATFLCSDAAAQITGTTISVDGGWTAL is encoded by the coding sequence ATGGCTTTCACCATCGACCTGTCCGGCAAAACAGCCGTAATCACCGGATCGAATTCTGGAATCGGACTGGGCATCGCCTGGGAATTGGCGCGAGCCGGGGCCGATATCGTGTTGAACTCTTTTACCGATGACGAAGCGGATCATGCTTTGGCGCAGCAGATGGCCGAGGAATGCAACGTAACGGCCCGGTACATCAAGGCGGATATGTCCAAGGGGGCGGAGTGTCGGCGTTTGATCGCCGAAGCCGGGACCTGTGACATCCTGGTGAACAATGCGGGCATCCAACACGTGGCTCCGATCCCTGAGTTTCCGGCCGAGAAATGGGATGCGATTATCGCGATTAACCTGTCGTCGGCCTTTCACACCACCGCCGAAGCACTGCCGATGATGCGCAAGGCGGGGTGGGGCCGGGTGATCAACATCGCCTCGGCGCATGGCTTGACGGCCTCGCCCTATAAATCGGCCTATATCGCCGCAAAACATGGGATTGTCGGCCTCAGCAAGACCACGGCGCTGGAGACGGCGAAAGAGCCGATCACCTGCAACGCGATTTGCCCGGGTTATGTGCTGACCCCGATCGTCGAGAAGCAGATCCCCGACACGATGAAGGAATACGACATGAGCCGCGAGGAGGTGATCGAGCAGGTCATGCTCACGCGCCAGCCTTCGCGTGAATTTGCAACCGTTGAGCAGATGGGCGGCACGGCGACGTTTCTCTGCTCTGACGCGGCGGCCCAGATCACCGGCACGACCATCAGCGTCGATGGCGGCTGGACAGCGTTGTAA
- the hemB gene encoding porphobilinogen synthase, whose protein sequence is MQPVHAPFPATRLRRTRANAGIRALVRENDLQLGDLIWPVFVREGEGVEEPIPSMPGVMRRSVDKLVAAVREAADLGIGAVCVFPYTGPEDRTEDCARAWDQQNATNRAIAAIKEAMPQMVVMTDVALDTYNINGHDGFVENGIIVNDRTVEALVKMALAQAEAGADIIGPSDMMDGRIGAIRNALEQAGHHDVMILSYAAKYASAFYGPFRDAVGASSALTGDKKTYQMDPANSDEALRLVARDLSEGADMVMVKPGMPYLDICRRVKDAFGAPTFAYQVSGEYSMIRGAADQGWIDGERAMLESLLAFKRAGCDGVLNYFAPDVARLLAKSA, encoded by the coding sequence ATGCAACCCGTCCACGCCCCCTTCCCCGCCACGCGCCTGCGCCGCACCCGTGCCAACGCCGGTATCCGCGCGCTGGTGCGCGAGAATGACCTGCAACTGGGCGATCTGATCTGGCCGGTTTTCGTGCGCGAAGGCGAAGGCGTGGAAGAGCCGATCCCCTCCATGCCCGGCGTCATGCGCCGCTCGGTCGACAAGCTGGTCGCGGCGGTGCGCGAGGCGGCCGATCTCGGTATCGGTGCGGTCTGTGTATTTCCCTATACCGGCCCCGAGGACCGGACCGAGGATTGCGCCCGCGCGTGGGATCAGCAAAACGCCACCAACCGCGCCATCGCGGCGATCAAAGAGGCCATGCCGCAGATGGTCGTGATGACAGATGTCGCGTTGGACACCTATAACATCAACGGCCACGATGGTTTTGTCGAAAACGGCATCATCGTGAATGACCGCACGGTTGAGGCGCTGGTTAAGATGGCGCTGGCCCAAGCCGAAGCGGGTGCCGATATCATCGGACCGTCGGACATGATGGACGGGCGCATCGGCGCAATCCGTAACGCCCTTGAGCAGGCCGGGCATCATGACGTGATGATCCTGAGCTATGCTGCCAAATACGCCAGCGCTTTTTACGGCCCGTTCCGCGATGCGGTGGGCGCCTCTTCGGCCCTGACCGGCGACAAAAAGACCTATCAGATGGATCCCGCCAATAGCGACGAAGCCCTGCGGCTGGTGGCGCGCGACCTGTCGGAAGGGGCGGATATGGTCATGGTCAAACCCGGCATGCCTTACCTTGATATCTGCCGCCGCGTGAAAGACGCCTTTGGCGCGCCGACCTTCGCCTATCAGGTCTCGGGCGAATACAGCATGATCCGGGGCGCGGCGGACCAAGGGTGGATCGACGGCGAACGCGCAATGTTGGAGAGCCTTTTGGCCTTTAAGCGCGCGGGTTGTGATGGGGTGCTAAACTACTTTGCCCCCGATGTTGCCCGGCTTTTGGCCAAAAGCGCGTGA
- a CDS encoding helix-turn-helix domain-containing protein: MTDTPPRSMIQIARESGASETAPPVDLGARVRELRKARNWTLEQAARQAGLARSTLSKIENGLMSPTYDALKKLAVGLEITVPQLFTPPAGEKITGRMAVTRAEEGAAKATGTYEHVLLADALRKKQMLPYRARIRARRMEEFDGWVRHDGEEFLYVLTGMVRLFTEFYEPVDMRRGDSAYYDATMGHNVVSLSDEDATILWVTSLV; encoded by the coding sequence ATGACAGACACGCCGCCCCGTTCCATGATCCAGATCGCCCGCGAAAGCGGCGCGAGCGAGACCGCCCCGCCGGTCGACCTTGGTGCGCGGGTGCGCGAACTGCGCAAGGCGCGCAACTGGACGTTGGAGCAGGCCGCGCGGCAGGCCGGGCTGGCGCGCTCAACCCTTAGCAAGATCGAAAACGGGCTGATGTCGCCCACCTATGACGCGCTGAAAAAGCTCGCCGTGGGGTTGGAGATCACGGTGCCGCAGTTGTTCACCCCGCCTGCGGGGGAAAAGATCACCGGCCGCATGGCCGTGACCCGCGCCGAAGAGGGCGCGGCCAAGGCCACCGGCACCTATGAGCATGTTCTGCTGGCCGACGCCCTGCGCAAGAAACAGATGCTGCCCTACCGTGCCCGCATCCGCGCGCGCCGGATGGAGGAGTTCGACGGCTGGGTGCGCCATGACGGCGAGGAATTCCTCTATGTGCTGACCGGCATGGTGCGGCTCTTTACCGAGTTCTATGAACCCGTCGACATGCGCCGGGGCGATAGCGCCTATTACGACGCCACCATGGGGCACAATGTCGTCTCGCTCAGCGATGAGGATGCGACGATCCTCTGGGTGACCTCACTGGTCTGA
- a CDS encoding DsbA family oxidoreductase, translating into MAEAIKLDIMSDPICPWCYIGKAHLDRALQDHPNHPFAIEWHPFQLNPEMPREGMDRRAYLEGKFGGKEGAVRAYAPVVEHAEKAGLNINFEAMQRTPNTLDAHRLIHWAGIEGRQTAAVSALFKAYFVEARDIGDAEVLADIADSIEMDAAVVTRLLKSDVDAQDIRDRDAHSRKMGVNSVPTFIIANAHAVPGAQPPELWAQVIADLTKQQS; encoded by the coding sequence ATGGCCGAAGCGATCAAACTCGATATCATGTCAGACCCGATCTGCCCATGGTGCTATATCGGCAAGGCGCATCTGGACCGCGCATTGCAGGATCACCCCAACCATCCCTTCGCCATCGAATGGCACCCTTTCCAACTGAACCCCGAGATGCCGCGCGAGGGCATGGACCGTCGCGCCTATCTAGAAGGCAAGTTCGGCGGCAAAGAGGGCGCCGTACGCGCCTATGCACCGGTCGTAGAACATGCCGAAAAGGCCGGTCTGAACATCAACTTCGAGGCCATGCAGCGCACGCCCAACACGCTGGACGCGCACCGTCTGATCCATTGGGCCGGGATCGAAGGCCGCCAAACCGCCGCCGTCTCCGCGCTTTTCAAAGCCTATTTCGTCGAGGCCCGCGACATCGGCGATGCCGAAGTGCTGGCCGATATCGCCGATAGCATTGAGATGGACGCCGCCGTGGTCACCCGCTTGCTGAAATCCGATGTCGACGCGCAGGACATTCGCGACCGCGATGCCCATAGCCGCAAGATGGGGGTGAACTCCGTGCCGACGTTCATCATCGCGAATGCCCATGCGGTGCCGGGTGCACAGCCGCCCGAGCTATGGGCGCAGGTCATTGCCGATCTGACCAAGCAGCAGAGCTAA
- the mfd gene encoding transcription-repair coupling factor: MNDPRNITLSGVPEGYDARAILDEIAKGGQPVVHVARDDKRMAAMQAALRFYAPDMPVVTFPSWDCLPYDRVSPNADISAQRMATLAALVHGMPQQFVLLTTLNAASQRIPARETLRDAAFAARVGSRIDEKALRAFLVRMGFVQSPTVMEPGDYAVRGGIIDIYPPGDLGPVRLDLFGDVLDGARRFDPATQRTTEKLDLVELAPVSEVILDDAAITRFRQNYRIEFGAAGTDDPLYEAISAGRKHQGAEHWLSFFHDNLETLFDYLPKATITLDDQLTPMRLARWDTIADQYETRQLAMKTRSKMDSVYKPAPPEGLYLTDDAWNEALIGKRVIQFNPLPQPTGPGVLDAGARIGRNFSPERQQESVSLFGALAAHIKAKLEVGPVLIASYSEGARERLTGLIEDEGLAEAIPVADASRIGKRGLHLAVWALEHGFEAPGMTVISEQDVLGDRLIRAPKRKRRAENFLTEAQSLSPGDLVVHVDHGIGRYHGMEVVTAAGAAHECLVLEYAEQSKLYLPVENIELLSRYGHDEGLLDKLGGGAWQSKKAKLKERIREMADKLIRIAAERALRKAPVLDPPPGMWDAFSARFPYTETDDQLRAIADVVDDLTSGNPMDRLVCGDVGFGKTEVAMRAAFVAAMSGVQVAVIAPTTLLARQHYKSFAERFRGFPIEVRQLSRFVSAKEAAATRDGMAKGTVDIVIGTHALLAKGIRFKDLGLLVIDEEQHFGVTHKERLKSLRTDIHVLTLTATPIPRTLQLSLTGVRDLSIIGTPPVDRLSIRTYVSEFDAVTIREALLREHYRGGQSFYVVPRLSDLREIEDFLQAQLPELSYVVAHGQMAPGELDDRMNAFYDGKFDILLATTIVESGLDIPTANTMVVHRADMFGLAQLYQIRGRVGRSKTRAYAYLTTKPRAKLTDTAQKRLRVLGSLDTLGAGFTLASQDLDIRGAGNLLGEEQSGQMRDVGFELYQSMLEEAIAKIKAGEMEGLSEADEQWAPQINLGVPVLIPEDYVPDLDVRLGLYRRLSELSTKVELEGFAAELIDRFGKLPKEVNTLMLVVRIKAMCKRAGIAKLDGGPKGATIQFHNDKFASPEGLVQFIQDQRGLAKVKDNKIVVRRDWKTDADKIKGAFAIARDLAEHVIAKEKTAKKAKAKG; encoded by the coding sequence ATGAACGATCCGCGTAATATCACCCTCTCCGGCGTTCCCGAAGGCTATGATGCCCGCGCCATTCTTGATGAAATCGCCAAGGGCGGCCAGCCGGTGGTCCATGTGGCGCGCGATGACAAACGCATGGCGGCGATGCAGGCCGCTTTGCGGTTTTACGCGCCCGATATGCCGGTCGTCACCTTCCCAAGCTGGGATTGCCTGCCCTATGACCGGGTGTCGCCCAACGCCGATATCTCGGCGCAGCGGATGGCGACACTGGCCGCGCTGGTGCATGGGATGCCCCAGCAGTTCGTTCTGCTGACGACGCTGAACGCGGCCAGCCAACGTATCCCCGCACGCGAAACCCTGCGCGACGCGGCCTTTGCGGCGCGCGTGGGCAGCCGGATCGACGAAAAAGCCCTGCGCGCCTTTCTGGTGCGCATGGGCTTTGTGCAAAGCCCCACGGTGATGGAGCCGGGCGACTACGCCGTGCGCGGTGGGATCATCGACATCTACCCGCCCGGCGACCTTGGCCCGGTGCGGCTTGATCTTTTCGGGGACGTGCTGGACGGGGCGCGGCGGTTTGATCCGGCCACGCAGCGCACCACGGAAAAACTTGATCTGGTAGAGCTTGCTCCGGTCAGCGAGGTCATTCTTGACGACGCGGCGATCACCCGTTTCCGGCAGAACTACCGCATCGAATTCGGCGCGGCGGGCACTGATGATCCACTTTATGAGGCGATCAGCGCGGGCCGCAAACATCAAGGCGCGGAACATTGGTTGTCGTTTTTCCACGACAATCTCGAAACGCTCTTTGACTATCTGCCGAAGGCCACGATCACGCTGGACGATCAACTGACGCCCATGCGCCTCGCGCGGTGGGACACGATTGCCGACCAATATGAGACGCGGCAGCTGGCGATGAAGACGCGCTCTAAAATGGACAGCGTCTATAAACCCGCCCCGCCCGAAGGGCTATATCTGACCGACGACGCTTGGAACGAGGCGTTGATTGGGAAACGGGTTATCCAGTTCAACCCATTGCCGCAGCCCACTGGGCCGGGCGTGTTGGACGCAGGTGCGCGGATCGGGCGCAACTTCTCGCCCGAACGACAGCAGGAATCGGTCAGTCTTTTCGGTGCTTTGGCTGCGCATATTAAAGCAAAGCTTGAAGTAGGGCCGGTGCTGATCGCCAGCTATTCCGAAGGCGCACGCGAACGCCTGACGGGGCTGATAGAAGACGAAGGGTTGGCCGAAGCGATCCCGGTGGCGGATGCCTCGCGGATCGGCAAACGCGGGCTGCATCTGGCCGTTTGGGCGCTGGAGCACGGCTTTGAAGCGCCGGGGATGACGGTGATTTCCGAGCAGGACGTGCTGGGCGACCGATTGATCCGTGCGCCGAAACGCAAACGCCGGGCCGAGAATTTCCTGACCGAGGCCCAAAGCCTCAGCCCCGGCGATCTGGTGGTTCACGTCGACCACGGCATCGGCCGCTATCACGGGATGGAGGTGGTCACCGCCGCAGGTGCTGCCCATGAATGCCTCGTTCTGGAATATGCCGAGCAATCAAAGCTTTACTTGCCCGTTGAGAACATCGAACTGCTGTCGCGTTATGGGCATGACGAAGGGCTGCTGGACAAGCTCGGCGGTGGCGCGTGGCAGTCGAAAAAGGCCAAACTCAAAGAGCGTATTCGCGAGATGGCGGACAAGCTCATCCGCATTGCCGCCGAACGCGCGCTGCGCAAAGCGCCGGTGCTCGACCCGCCGCCGGGCATGTGGGATGCCTTCTCCGCCCGGTTCCCCTATACGGAGACCGACGACCAGCTGCGCGCCATTGCCGACGTGGTGGATGATCTGACCAGCGGCAATCCGATGGACCGTCTGGTTTGCGGCGATGTGGGCTTTGGTAAAACCGAAGTTGCGATGCGGGCGGCTTTTGTTGCGGCGATGTCGGGTGTTCAGGTGGCGGTGATCGCGCCTACGACACTGCTCGCCCGGCAGCACTACAAAAGCTTTGCCGAACGCTTTCGCGGCTTCCCGATCGAAGTGCGCCAACTCAGCCGCTTTGTCTCGGCCAAAGAGGCAGCGGCGACGCGCGATGGGATGGCTAAGGGAACGGTCGATATCGTCATCGGCACCCATGCGCTGCTGGCCAAAGGCATCCGGTTCAAGGACCTCGGCCTGCTGGTGATCGACGAAGAGCAGCATTTCGGCGTGACTCACAAGGAACGGCTCAAATCCCTGCGCACCGATATCCACGTACTGACCCTGACCGCCACACCGATTCCCCGCACCTTGCAACTGTCGCTGACGGGCGTGCGCGATCTATCGATCATCGGCACGCCGCCCGTCGACCGCCTCTCGATCCGCACCTATGTGAGCGAGTTCGACGCGGTTACCATCCGCGAGGCGCTGCTGCGTGAGCATTACCGGGGCGGGCAGAGCTTCTATGTCGTTCCTCGCTTGAGTGACCTGCGTGAGATCGAAGATTTCCTTCAGGCGCAGCTGCCGGAACTCTCCTACGTCGTCGCCCACGGTCAGATGGCACCGGGGGAGTTGGATGACCGGATGAACGCCTTTTATGATGGCAAATTCGACATTCTGCTGGCAACGACGATCGTTGAATCCGGCCTCGACATTCCTACGGCCAACACCATGGTCGTGCACCGCGCCGATATGTTCGGCCTTGCGCAACTGTATCAAATCAGGGGCCGGGTGGGCCGCTCGAAAACCCGGGCTTATGCCTATCTGACCACCAAGCCGCGCGCGAAGCTGACGGATACGGCGCAGAAACGTCTGCGGGTGTTGGGCAGCCTTGATACGCTTGGCGCGGGCTTCACCTTGGCCAGCCAAGACCTTGATATTCGCGGGGCGGGCAACCTGCTCGGCGAAGAGCAATCCGGCCAGATGCGCGATGTGGGCTTTGAGCTTTACCAGTCCATGCTGGAAGAGGCGATTGCCAAGATCAAGGCGGGCGAGATGGAGGGCCTCAGCGAGGCCGACGAGCAATGGGCACCGCAGATCAACCTTGGCGTGCCGGTGCTCATTCCTGAGGACTACGTGCCTGACCTCGATGTGCGTCTTGGCCTCTACCGCCGCCTCAGCGAGCTCTCAACTAAGGTGGAACTCGAAGGCTTTGCCGCCGAATTGATCGACCGTTTTGGCAAGCTGCCGAAAGAGGTGAACACCCTGATGCTGGTGGTGCGGATCAAGGCGATGTGCAAACGCGCCGGGATCGCCAAGCTCGATGGTGGGCCGAAGGGCGCGACGATCCAGTTCCACAATGACAAATTCGCCTCGCCCGAGGGGCTGGTGCAGTTCATTCAAGACCAGCGTGGGCTGGCCAAGGTTAAGGACAACAAGATCGTCGTGCGCCGGGATTGGAAGACGGATGCCGACAAGATCAAAGGCGCCTTTGCCATTGCACGCGATTTGGCCGAACATGTGATCGCCAAAGAAAAGACTGCGAAAAAGGCCAAGGCAAAGGGCTAA
- a CDS encoding extracellular solute-binding protein, producing the protein MYGDPALPADFAALPYVNPEAPKGGEIVLGNTGGFDSLNPFVRKGTAPWQLPHFTHETLMGRSWDEPFALYGLLAETIEVPDDRSWVEFTLREEARFSDGSPVTVEDVIFSFDLLGTEGHPRYHGLRQQIESIEQTGPRSLRMTFDSDNRELALLAGMRPILSKAQWEGQDFANAPLTEIPLGTGPYVISDYQAGRHVTLTRNPDYWGADVPFRQGTHNYDEVKIDFYGDASVLFEAFKAGQISAVREFNAETWATQYDFPAISRGGVVKSSFPHSKPSGMTGFVMNSRRAPFDDWRVRDALISAFNFEYINETLTGGALPRITSYFSNSDLAMRDGPATGRVFDLLADYADTLPPGTVDGYRLPVADGSVRNRAGIRAAMQQLNAAGYQADGGVMRRADGTPLTFTILLSKGSRENLAIAELYTQALKRLGITAQIETVDDAQFVARQNEYDFDMTTFRRALSLSPGTEQRFYWGSEAADLPGTRNLMGVRSPAVDAMINQMLQARETADFVAATRALDRILTAGRYVIPFWQFDEGLIAHDARMAYPDTIPLYGDGPNFMPEVWWWKPAENSDQ; encoded by the coding sequence ATGTACGGCGACCCGGCCCTGCCCGCCGATTTTGCCGCCCTGCCTTATGTAAACCCCGAGGCCCCCAAGGGGGGCGAGATCGTTTTGGGCAATACCGGGGGATTCGACAGCCTTAACCCCTTCGTGCGCAAAGGCACCGCGCCTTGGCAGCTGCCGCATTTCACCCATGAGACTTTGATGGGGCGTTCATGGGACGAACCCTTTGCGCTTTATGGGCTGCTGGCCGAGACGATCGAAGTGCCCGATGACCGTTCGTGGGTTGAGTTCACCCTGCGCGAAGAGGCGCGGTTTTCCGACGGCAGCCCGGTCACGGTCGAGGATGTGATCTTTTCTTTCGATCTGCTGGGCACTGAGGGCCACCCCCGCTACCACGGGCTGCGCCAACAGATTGAAAGCATCGAACAGACCGGTCCGCGCAGCCTGCGGATGACCTTTGACAGCGACAACCGTGAGCTTGCCCTGCTCGCCGGGATGCGCCCCATCCTCAGCAAAGCGCAGTGGGAGGGGCAGGACTTTGCCAATGCCCCCTTGACCGAAATACCACTAGGAACGGGGCCCTACGTCATCAGCGACTATCAGGCGGGGCGCCATGTCACGCTGACGCGCAACCCTGACTACTGGGGCGCCGATGTCCCCTTTCGGCAAGGCACGCATAACTATGATGAAGTGAAAATCGACTTCTACGGCGATGCCAGCGTGTTGTTCGAGGCGTTCAAGGCGGGCCAAATTTCGGCCGTGCGCGAATTCAACGCCGAGACTTGGGCCACGCAATACGACTTCCCGGCGATCAGTCGGGGCGGGGTGGTGAAATCCAGCTTTCCGCACAGCAAACCCTCGGGCATGACGGGCTTTGTGATGAATTCCCGCCGCGCGCCCTTTGACGATTGGCGGGTGCGCGACGCGCTGATCTCGGCCTTTAACTTTGAGTATATCAACGAGACGCTGACTGGCGGTGCCCTGCCCCGGATCACCTCCTATTTCTCAAACTCCGACCTTGCCATGCGCGATGGCCCGGCGACGGGCCGGGTCTTTGACCTGCTGGCCGATTACGCCGACACGCTGCCGCCGGGCACGGTGGATGGCTATCGGCTGCCGGTGGCCGATGGCTCTGTCCGCAACCGCGCGGGCATCCGTGCCGCGATGCAGCAACTTAATGCCGCAGGCTATCAGGCCGACGGCGGCGTCATGCGCCGGGCGGATGGCACGCCGCTGACATTCACCATTCTTCTGTCGAAGGGAAGCCGTGAAAACCTAGCGATTGCAGAGCTTTACACGCAGGCGCTAAAGCGGCTCGGGATCACAGCGCAGATTGAAACGGTTGATGACGCGCAATTCGTGGCGCGTCAGAACGAATATGACTTCGACATGACCACCTTCCGCCGCGCCCTATCGCTCAGCCCCGGCACAGAGCAGCGGTTTTATTGGGGGTCAGAGGCCGCCGACCTGCCCGGCACACGCAACCTGATGGGCGTGCGCTCTCCGGCGGTGGATGCGATGATCAACCAGATGCTGCAGGCCCGCGAAACGGCGGATTTCGTCGCCGCCACCCGCGCGCTTGACCGTATCCTGACCGCCGGGCGCTATGTCATTCCGTTCTGGCAGTTCGACGAGGGGCTGATCGCCCATGACGCCCGCATGGCTTACCCAGACACGATCCCGCTATATGGCGACGGGCCGAACTTCATGCCCGAAGTCTGGTGGTGGAAACCGGCAGAGAATTCAGACCAGTGA
- a CDS encoding component of SufBCD complex — MDWYQTLFEMIDMRSFSNLWFWIALAVMWSTASHWVLGVPFDMVLRARRYGGEAQADLEDIVRINVNRLLYISQVSGLWLLGLGFFALTSLVLLGFVYAIEFAQALLLLGFPMSLVGLLSLSTARLIRIEGSTGDVLQRRLMRHRLYTQIIGMFSIFVTALWGMYQNLSIGPLAG, encoded by the coding sequence TTGGACTGGTACCAGACCCTTTTCGAAATGATTGACATGCGCTCTTTCTCGAACCTGTGGTTCTGGATCGCGCTGGCTGTGATGTGGTCGACCGCAAGCCATTGGGTATTGGGCGTGCCCTTTGACATGGTGCTGCGCGCCCGACGTTATGGGGGCGAGGCGCAGGCCGATCTCGAAGACATCGTGCGGATCAACGTGAACCGGCTGCTCTATATCTCGCAGGTCTCGGGGCTTTGGCTCTTGGGGCTGGGTTTTTTCGCGCTGACCTCTCTGGTGCTTTTGGGGTTCGTCTATGCCATCGAATTCGCCCAAGCCCTGCTGCTGCTGGGGTTCCCCATGTCGCTGGTCGGGCTGCTGAGCCTGTCGACCGCGCGGCTCATCCGCATCGAAGGCTCCACCGGCGACGTGTTGCAGCGGCGCCTGATGCGGCACCGGCTTTATACCCAGATCATCGGCATGTTCTCGATCTTCGTGACCGCGCTTTGGGGAATGTATCAAAATCTAAGCATTGGCCCGCTGGCGGGTTGA
- a CDS encoding DUF502 domain-containing protein, translating to MNTPFDPDPTQVRRSLVARLRASFLTGLVVIAPVGLTIWLIWSVVGWIDGFVLPLVPKAYHPDRLLQDFLGLDPSMQFNVRGLGVVIFLIFTVMVGWAAKGLIGRSMIRFAESLVERTPVVRTIYSGIKQISETIFAQSERSFETACLIEYPRRGIWALGFISTEAKGEVLARTNAGGEMLSVFLPTTPNPTSGFLLFLPREDVIELDMSVEDAAKLVISAGLVYPPRPGADLPEALALSDPENSAEHRG from the coding sequence ATGAACACACCTTTTGATCCCGACCCAACGCAGGTCCGGCGCAGCCTTGTCGCAAGGCTGCGCGCGTCTTTCCTGACCGGGTTGGTTGTGATTGCGCCCGTTGGGCTGACCATCTGGCTGATCTGGAGCGTGGTCGGCTGGATCGACGGTTTCGTGCTGCCATTGGTGCCCAAAGCCTACCATCCTGACCGCCTACTCCAAGATTTCCTTGGCCTTGACCCGTCGATGCAATTCAACGTGCGCGGCCTTGGGGTGGTGATCTTTTTGATCTTCACCGTCATGGTAGGCTGGGCTGCGAAAGGGCTGATCGGGCGTTCGATGATCCGTTTTGCCGAAAGTCTGGTGGAACGCACCCCCGTGGTGCGGACGATCTACTCCGGCATCAAACAGATCTCCGAGACGATCTTTGCCCAGTCCGAGCGGAGCTTTGAGACCGCCTGCCTGATCGAATACCCCCGGCGCGGCATCTGGGCGCTTGGCTTTATCTCGACCGAAGCCAAGGGAGAGGTCTTGGCCCGCACAAATGCAGGGGGCGAGATGCTCTCGGTCTTTCTACCGACCACACCAAACCCGACCTCAGGCTTTCTGCTCTTCCTGCCGCGCGAAGATGTGATCGAGCTCGACATGAGTGTCGAAGACGCGGCGAAGCTGGTGATCTCTGCCGGGCTGGTCTACCCGCCGCGCCCCGGTGCCGATCTGCCCGAGGCGCTGGCGCTGTCAGACCCCGAAAACTCAGCCGAACATCGCGGGTAG